The DNA window AGCCCTCAAGCTTTGACTGGTGATAGCGTGGAAGCTCACCTCAGAGCCTTAGGATTTGGCTATCGGGCCAAATATATCGCCGAGACAGCAAGGATCGTTGCAAAGGAGAAGCCTGGGACTTGGTTGGAAAGCCTTCGAAATCCTGAGCACCCAGGCTTCAATACAACACCGGTACCCAGAGAGCAACATGCAACTTACAAAGAAGCACACGAGCAGCTTTTAACACTGAAAGGTGTTGGACCAAAGGTTGCCGACTGCGTATGTCTGATGGGTCTTGGATGGGGAGAAGCAGTCCCGGTTGACACCCACGTTTGGCAAATTGCTCAAAGGGACTATAAGTTCGGCAAGTCAAAAGTCAAGACACTCAACAAGGCTATGTACGATGCTGTCGGAGATCACTTCCGAAACTTGTGGGGATCTTACGCTGGTTGGGCCCATTCAGTCCTCTTTACTGCTGACTTGAGAGAGTTTGCAGCTCAAGCTTCGAAGGAGGAAGATAAGCCCACTGTGATCAAGATAGAGGTGGGATCCTCCCAAGAACACTCTCTCAAGAGGACCAAGAAGACGATTACTATAACCGATAGCAACACTGAGGTCAAGGAAGAAAGCCCGGTTGTCATTCCCAAGGATGAGCAAGGAGTTGAAGAGGTTAAGCAAATGAGGAGATCAAAGAGGCTGCGTACTTCGTGAAGAAATCCAGCATTACAGCGATTTTGGTGATATCCTCAAGGTCTCAAGATATGGGAATGCTACACTGTAGAGAGAGGAGCTGAAGTAACGGTTCTGCTCTCTGGGACATACACCGTCAATCTCATACGACCAGTACATACTAGCGTCGCTTTAATCATCCATTGGGAAAAAATGGAGTCCGGTAGCTTTGCCAAGCAGATTTTTGGTTAATTGGTGGCTTTTAGTGAAGCAAATAGTAATTGCCATAATAGCCAAGAAGAGGCCTACATCGTGGTATACTCGGAAAAATCTCCATGACAAAACATTGTTGACTAATTTCCTTTTTGGGTAAGCGGGCACATGCATCGCTCTAAGCAAGCGGCTAAAATTCGGGTGGAGAAGATCGCCTCCAGCGTAGCAAAGCTTCGTCAAGGAGAGCGTACTAATTTTGCGACTACCCATCAACCATCCAACTCTCCATGCGCAACGATAACGCTCCGAGCGCCCCTTGTCCTCTCGAACCGGGATGAAGCTGCGAACTACATAAATCAAAATGTCTGACGCGGATTTCGAGACTatcaagaagctccagcAGGAGCGAAACGCTGCCGCTTCGGCCAACAAGGGTTCGCGAACCTTTGATGTCGCCAACCAGCGAGCCGACGATACAAAGCAGAAGCTGACCGACAGCGCTGACAGTTCCTTATACGATAAAGATGGACCCAACAAATTTGCTGGATATAACACGTCTCTCCCGATGATgggcgaagatgatgacgagatGGCCGATGGCGACAATACGCGACGGTTGACCGGCCAGTACACGGCGTCGCGAGAAATGATTGATGAATTTGCCCGAGGAAGTGGTGTCGAAGAAGATGACATCCTTGCTGGAAAGGGAGAGAAGAGTGGCCGAATCGTCGATCGCGAGACAGATTACCAAAAGCGCCGCTTCAACCGCGCCCTTACTCCCACGCGCGCCGATCCATTCGCAGAGAATCGCCAAGCTAGTGCTTCTGAGAACGGTACAAGTTATCGTGAGATTATGGAGGCCCGTGAACTTGAAAGGGAGGAACAGCGCGTACTACAAGCCATCAAAGCAAAACAGGAGGGCAAGACAGAGGACGATGGCGATGCCGAGCCCATGCTTATCGATGGAGATAAAGACAATACCGAAGTCGAACCTGCAGAAGGTGCTACTACTCGAAAgcgaaagaagagatgggaTGTCTCATCAACACCCGCTGAGGATGAGAAGGTTGAGGCAGCTGATGCAGCCAAGCCCAAGCGTTCGCGATGGGATCAAGCACCCGCTCTCTCTGCCCCAAGCGTCGAAGGTGCAAAGAAGCGCTCACGATGGGACCAGGCTCCTTCCGCGACACCCATGGGTAACGCAGGATTGGCTACTCCCGCGCATCCGTCGTCTGCCTCCGCTATTCCGACGACCTTCGGCACTGACATCTCTGGTCGAAACATGCCTCTAAGCGATGAAGAACTCGACCTTCTCCTGCCTGGCGAGAGCGAGGGTTACAAAATTCTTGATCCTCCTCCTGGATACGAGCCGGTTCGGGCTCCCGCACACAAGCTTATGGCCACCCCTGCTCCCCAAACAGGCTTCATGATGCAGGATCCCGAGCAGGTGCGCCTCTCTGGAAAGCCAATGCCTGCTGAAATCCCAGGAGTTGGTGACTTGCAGTTTTTCAAGGCCGAGGATATGGCCTATTTCGGGAAACTCACTGATGGTTCCGATGAGAATGCTCTGACTGTGGAAGAGCTCAAGGAGAGGAAGATCATGAGACTGCTCTTGAAGATCAAGAACGGAACTCCCCCTATGAGAAAGACTGCCCTTCGACAGATCACCGACAATGCTAGACAATTTGGAGCCGGTCCTCTTTTCGATCAGATCCTGCCCCTACTCATGGAGAAGACATTGGAGGACCAAGAGCGCCATTTGCTCGTCAAGGTCATTGACCGTATCCTGTACAAGCTTGACGACCTTGTGCGCCCCTACGTCCACAAGATTTTAGTCGTTATCGAACCACTGCTCATTGATCAAGACTATTACGCAAGAGTGGAGGGTCGTGAGATCATCTCCAACCTGAGCAAGGCTGCTGGCCTTGCTACAATGATTAGCACAATGCGACCTGATATCGATCACGTCGACGAGTATGTCCGAAACACAACAGCACGAGCCTTTGCCGTCGTCGCCTCTGCATTGGGTATTCCTGCTTTGTTGCCTTTCCTCAGAGCTGTGTGCCGGAGCAAAAAGTCATGGCAAGCTCGTCATACAGGTGTCAAGATTGTTCAGCAAATTCCTATTCTCATGGGCTGCGCTGTCCTCCCTCACCTCAAGGGACTCGTCGACTGTATTGGACCCAACCTTAACGACGAACAGACAAAGGTCAGGACTGTTACTAGTTTGGCCATTGCTGCTCTAGCCGAAGCCTCCAACCCATACGGCATCGAGAGTTTCGACGATATCCTGAACCCTTTGTGGACTGGTGCCCGCAAGCAACGAGGCAAAGGTCTCGCAGGTTTCCTCAAGGCTGTTGGGTACATCATTCCTCTGATGGACGAAGAATATGCCAATTACTACACCAGCCAGATTATGGAGATTCTGCTTCGTGAATTCTCTTCCCCCGATGAAGAAATGAAGAAGGTCGTTCTCAAAGTGGTATCCCAGTGCGCTGGTACGGATGGCGTGACTGCGGGATACCTCAAGGAACACGTACTGGATGAATTCTTCAAGAGCTTTTGGGTACGAAGAATGGCGCTGGACAAGCGTAATTATCGACAAGTGGTTGAGACGACAGTTGACATTGGTCAAAAGGTCGGAGTTAGCGAGATTGTGGACAGAATCGTCAACAATCTCAAGGACGAGAGTGAGGCGTACCGTAAAATGACAGTCGAGACCGTTGAGAAGATTGTTGCCAGTCTGGGCGCGGCTGATATCGGTGAGCGTTTGGAGGAGCGACTCGTTGACGGTATCCTCCATGCGTTCCAGGAGCAGAGCGTCGAGGACATCATCATGCTTAACGGGTTTGGTTCTGTCGTCAACGCTTTGGGAACTCGCTGCAAACCCTACATCCCCCAAATTGTCAGTACCATCCTCTGGCGACTCAACAATAAGTCGGCCACAGTCCGACAGCAGGCGGCGGACCTCATCTCTCGTATTGCTATGGTTATGAAGCAATGCGGTGAAGATGCCCTTATGGGCAAGCTAGGTGTCGTGCTCTACGAATACCTTGGCGAGGAGTACCCCGAGGTTCTCGGATCTATTCTTGGTGCTCTACGATCTATCGTCACTGTCGTCGGTATTGCTCAAATGCAGCCGCCCATCAAGGAGCTTCTGCCGCGACTCACGCCTATTTTGCGAAACCGACACGAAAAAGTCCAAGAGAATACTATTGACCTGGTCGGTCGTATCGCAGATCGTGGAC is part of the Fusarium poae strain DAOMC 252244 chromosome 4, whole genome shotgun sequence genome and encodes:
- a CDS encoding hypothetical protein (BUSCO:36486at5125), with the protein product MSLVVGKTEWQKLPVTLKELCINTTLRCGQSFRWQKINHEWTCTLHGRLLHLKQDSTHLHYKVTYPAPKPTTSEPKDTESLLRHYFNLDTGLESLYKQWSDVDSNFRKRAPQFQGVRILNQDAWETLIGFICSSNNNIARISQMVHKLCLHYGPFIAYIGDEAFHDFPSPQALTGDSVEAHLRALGFGYRAKYIAETARIVAKEKPGTWLESLRNPEHPGFNTTPVPREQHATYKEAHEQLLTLKGVGPKVADCVCLMGLGWGEAVPVDTHVWQIAQRDYKFGKSKVKTLNKAMYDAVGDHFRNLWGSYAGWAHSVLFTADLREFAAQASKEEDKPTVIKIEVGSSQEHSLKRTKKTITITDSNTEVKEESPVVIPKDEQGVEEVKQMRRSKRLRTS
- a CDS encoding hypothetical protein (TransMembrane:1 (o547-568i)~BUSCO:1619at5125) codes for the protein MSDADFETIKKLQQERNAAASANKGSRTFDVANQRADDTKQKLTDSADSSLYDKDGPNKFAGYNTSLPMMGEDDDEMADGDNTRRLTGQYTASREMIDEFARGSGVEEDDILAGKGEKSGRIVDRETDYQKRRFNRALTPTRADPFAENRQASASENGTSYREIMEARELEREEQRVLQAIKAKQEGKTEDDGDAEPMLIDGDKDNTEVEPAEGATTRKRKKRWDVSSTPAEDEKVEAADAAKPKRSRWDQAPALSAPSVEGAKKRSRWDQAPSATPMGNAGLATPAHPSSASAIPTTFGTDISGRNMPLSDEELDLLLPGESEGYKILDPPPGYEPVRAPAHKLMATPAPQTGFMMQDPEQVRLSGKPMPAEIPGVGDLQFFKAEDMAYFGKLTDGSDENALTVEELKERKIMRLLLKIKNGTPPMRKTALRQITDNARQFGAGPLFDQILPLLMEKTLEDQERHLLVKVIDRILYKLDDLVRPYVHKILVVIEPLLIDQDYYARVEGREIISNLSKAAGLATMISTMRPDIDHVDEYVRNTTARAFAVVASALGIPALLPFLRAVCRSKKSWQARHTGVKIVQQIPILMGCAVLPHLKGLVDCIGPNLNDEQTKVRTVTSLAIAALAEASNPYGIESFDDILNPLWTGARKQRGKGLAGFLKAVGYIIPLMDEEYANYYTSQIMEILLREFSSPDEEMKKVVLKVVSQCAGTDGVTAGYLKEHVLDEFFKSFWVRRMALDKRNYRQVVETTVDIGQKVGVSEIVDRIVNNLKDESEAYRKMTVETVEKIVASLGAADIGERLEERLVDGILHAFQEQSVEDIIMLNGFGSVVNALGTRCKPYIPQIVSTILWRLNNKSATVRQQAADLISRIAMVMKQCGEDALMGKLGVVLYEYLGEEYPEVLGSILGALRSIVTVVGIAQMQPPIKELLPRLTPILRNRHEKVQENTIDLVGRIADRGPESVNAREWMRICFELLDMLKAHKKGIRRAANNTFGFIAKAIGPQDVLATLLNNLRVQERQSRVNTAVAIGIVAETCAPFTVLPALMNEYRVPELNVQNGVLKSLSFLFEYIGEMAKDYVYAVTPLLEDALIDRDQVHRQTAASVVKHIALGVVGLGCEDAMVHLLNLLYPNLFETSPHVIDRIVEAIEAIRMAVGPGLVLNYVWAGLFHPARKVRTPYWRLYNDAYVQGADAMVPYYPNLDEDKMDRPELAIVL